The Megalobrama amblycephala isolate DHTTF-2021 linkage group LG22, ASM1881202v1, whole genome shotgun sequence sequence ttgtcgcggttgtcgggtgagacgacttaacgttgtcggaaaggtgagtaaggttataatcgttaacttttttaggtcagagcaactgcccctcaaaatttctgtgcacgtccctgctgcacaatggctgctaaattgcaaaatatgacaacaaagccagcaaagatttcagtctccatgttattgtttacacagttgtcaaggatacgcagagcGAACGTGGGCAGCCATACCaccattttcaaaagtctctGTTTTGGTCCGTTTTCAAACGAAGGATATGACGATGATATGCATACACGACAATGATATGCTTAAAACTGagtttttcctttgagttttccaCCTACAAacgacaccattgtcaaaacgatccccattcatacgaatccgtgaaaatgactgtattctttctgctggcaggccattagatggcgatgaaacactatagactgCACATAGTTTTCACAGATtcgcgtttttgttgtttacacggagacttgcactttgaaaaccgtttttaaaagtttgagttttcaggccaccaaaacgccgttgtcgtgtaaatgaacggccaaaacgcatacaaagttttcagtttttagttgaaaacggtgtcatgTAAACTGCCCCTAAAACAGCATTTTCGAAAGTCTCTGTTTACGAGGGTCGTAGTGTAAACAACGTAgtgtaaaacaaaaacacacaagtgTAAACGGGGcatgagtcaagaaccctacgGTTCGATACAGAACCTCAGAAGAGTGTACATGCAAATTGAAGAAGCCCAAGAGCCAATTTtgtattgtgacattattttattaGAACTAAACAGAATTTCCCCTCTAAATTCTCATTACcatgatgcaaaaaaaaaaaaaaaaaaaaaaatctttaatgtgaaaatatattacttttaaattatatttataattatattcatGTAAAATTTATCTAAATTGAGAATAACAGTTGGATAACGATAATAAGAATTTTGGgggaaatgtgcttaattgtaatgaaaataatgctacttatgcaaaatataatttcttattttcttttgattttggggtaaaatgtGAATGATGGGATGGTTGAGACAAACacgataaaaaatatatatatgagaagAAATGTGGCAAGAATCCAGATCCTTTCACCGTTTCATCCTAGTGTAAAgttgtaaacacatttacattttcacatttggAACTTCGTTTTCATAACACATGCTGCATTTTAGATGCATTTAATAAAGACCAGACTAAAAAAACACAGGCTGTCAGCTTCAGGCCTCAGCAAACAGAGAGATGTCTGTCATCTCACTGTTTTATCTGTTGCCCGCAGCTCATTTCCATACAGGCACTTTGCTCTTTATGAAATACAAACTCCAGCAGGAAGACACGTCCAGCAGGTTTTGTGGAAAGGTTTGGTTTCGACAACTACACTCGACCACTGCACAATATTACATGACCTTAAATGACTTTGGTACTGTAGTGTGGTTACAGGAGCAAATGAGCAGCGTCAGGGGTGTGAAGGTGTAGCAGCGGTGGTAACCGTCTCATTGCATTTTCTTGTCTGTCTCAAAGGCCAACCTTAATATTCCAATGGGGGCTCTGCGTCCTGGGGCGGGACATCCTGTGAAGAGGAGAGAAGATACAGTAGACACAGAGGAGGTCAGATTCTGCTGGAAGAAATCACACTTGTACACACTTGCACAATTAAGTGAATTAGATACATGCATAGACATTTGggtaacaatttacaataaggtttcattagttaacatttattaacttctttagttaacatgaactaagaatgaacattagttctacagcatttattaatcagcACTTATTAATCacatttcaatttaaataaattaagtatttcACATAAAGAAAGCTTATTTTTGGACCATTGAGATTTTTTAGTAGTAACAACAATAATggatttatataattaatttacattattCTCAATGACGACTGTCTAtagaatattaaaaaaagtgatgtggtatttttacagtgtttatttaaataaaaaactatcatgaagtactaataaacacaatttaaataatagttttccAGTGCCAACAATAATGAGAAGAAAGAAACCATATTTTTtgccccattttttttttttataaaaaattagcatatttctcTCTGCTTCCTTATTACAAAagtattaaatatgtattatttaaaaagtgtTCATTAGTACTTCATGATAGTATTTATGttgatttaaacattttatacttCTATATATACTTCtataaatgtgtatgtgtgtgtatatatgttatattaacattgtaatatatatatatatatatatatatatatatatatatacatatatacatatacttacatatatattacaatgtttttttaaatgacaatttaaatgtctttttatttttttaaatagaattagGGGAAATATGCCTATATATGCTTGTATTTATACATTATGGTAGtatgtaaaataattaaagaaaaaaagtattacaaaAAACATCTGAAAATATATAGTAATTTAGGGGCAAATGTGCTTGTcatgaaatgtaattttaataaaataatatattaatgtcATCTTTTGGTCCTAAAATAGGCTTAATGTTCATTtgataatattaaaatgaatttgacacatttctttttattttgggggtaaaacattttgtgaggACCACTCATAATATCTCCCACAACTGTTGGTTTCATAGGCATCTCCGGTCACTCCAGAGGAGAAAAAGCCCCTGCCTGGTGCTGTGAAACTACCGGGCCCCGCCGTCAACCTCTCCGAGATCCAGAACGTAAAAAGTGAACTCAGATGGGTCACCAAGGACTAAACAACACAGGTAAATCTGACAGTCAaatatacacactcacacccatTTTTCCCCGTCTACCAATTTTGGTTAGTCAAACATTGCTGGTGGTTcttatgtacacacacacacacacacacacacacacacacacacacacacacacacaaatatatataaagcaaTCGGTTTTCTAAATGCGCCACATCACTGAAATCATTTAGAATGGCCTCATGCTGTTCACACAATTGACCACATGGGGTCAGTAGCTGTAAAAATAGTTTGCATGTGTGTTAGCATGCATATGTCAGTGCTGGAGTGTGTGAGTAGCTGTGTAATGGGGTATGAGGGTGAATCAGGCTCTAttaataccccacagatcagtGGGGCAGTGAAAGTCCGTCTGTTGTGTGCAGTCCCAGCATGCCTCACAAGTCCTTCCTATTATAGATCAAAACATGTGCTGTGACCCACTCTGTGTGacagaattaaaaacaaattttactATCTTGAGATTAAACTGCTTTTATTGCTTGTAAACCTGTTTAacaaattctcattttcacaggtGACTCCACCCCCATTTTATCCAAGGCTTTGGTTACGGTCTCCATCCAATCAGATTCATGTATTTACCACAAAATCCCAGAGAATCGGTCGCAACGGAATCAACGGCAAGCCTTAATGATGACACTACAAACTGACCTGAGAATGAAGAAAGGGGGTGGATTCTATCGAAGCAAAGACTGATGAGAATTGAGCAATTCAAAGCTCTGAACCATGGTTTAGTCTGTCTAAAATAGGTCATCACTGTTTAAACCTCCCTGCATCCTATTCTGTATTTTGTGcttaacttaaagggatagcttacccaaaaatgaaaattctgtcatttacagaCAGAATTGATTTTATAGTTGTTCTGTATTCTGTATTATCAATGAGTCATAAAACAGAATATATGAGATTGAAGGTACTGATTCATCTTAAAATTCCTCCATTCTTCAGCCAGATTAACTCGTTAAAATATGACACCATAAAATCAATGTTCTTTCAATACATTTTACATCTAGAGGGATTATTATGCAAATAATTGTgataaattgtattaattaatCAAAAAGTCATGCAtataatttgattaatttttctcagattgacagccctacttaAAACGGCCCATGCTGCAGGCTTGTTTTCGCTCCCTACTCTTTCTTTATCTATGGCTTTGTTCTTGTGTGTTGCAGTACATGAGTAGGCTGTTGcataataaaacatgatttCACGTTCTCTCCAAGAGCAAACCCGTAGGAGGAAGCCAGCACTTGTTATCCTTGAACAAATAGAACTGGATTTCAAATGCCGCACTATCAGTTTGTTATGTACATAAACCGGGATCAGTTTAACAGTGTAAAGCTGCTCATCTCCTCGGCTGTAAATCACATCGTAAGTGTCTGTACTGCTCTGGGATCTACAGTGATCTGTAGTTTACTAGCAGCAGGTGTCATGACCTTTGGTGAAAGTGTCCTTATTAAAGAACATGTATTGCTCCTTAGATTAGAGTCAGTCTGCATTAAGAGCTATCAGTCAAAACCTGGGAAACATAATGCAGATAAGTTGTGTCTAAATATGtatttctttaaattgtaaggCTCTATTTTCTGTAAGtttgctttgaaacaatgtgtattgtggaaaaaaagcacaaatacaaaTGTCTGACTGGATTTAAAACAAAGTTTTGTGAAATGAGTTGAATGCAAAGTGAAGGATAAACAACCAACAAGTATTCCACGTACATGGAAATACATTCAAGCCTGTTGAAAAAGCTTCCAAGGATGCACCTCATGAAGTTGGTTGGAAAAGAGTGCAGGGTGGCAACTTTGAAGAAtctttattttgtgtaatttgcatatttttaatttgtagtTTCATAGTTTTGAAAACTTGCTTTTATTCTAAAATGGCACATAGTACTAAATAGTAGTACCAAATAATTATGTGTTCAAAAAATGTGACTGGTTATCCATTTGGCAAAACCTAGGAGAGCAAAGAAATGGCCACAAAACACTACAAAAGATAGTGAGTACAATAGTGGAACAGGACCTATCAATCATGTGGAAATAGAATGGAATATTTCAGGATTAAGCATCTGGCAGGGGTGCCTGGAACACAGACAGAGTGAGCAGCTGTCCAACTAATCAACAAAGCCTTTATAATTCCCTCATTAcccataatgcaatgcaaagagagagagTCTGCAGTTATAAAACTTCTCATTGAAATGCTCAGCATATCTCAACTTCCGCTGATTCCTTGATTTGGCCTTCTTCTATGCCATAATATGTTTTCCATTCTTCATTTCAAATTGTATATCTATATGTGTGTTAATTAAAAGGATTTTCTTACCTAAAGCTTTATGCTCACCAGCTTATCAAAATAGTTCACCATGACCACCAGAGCCAAACAAAATCCCTAACAGGAAGAACAGACACTGTTATATTTAGAACGCCACTCAGGTCTGACAGATTTCTTGACTGAAGGGTCAAAACAGGGAGACCagagaacacaaacacactcacaaagTGTCTAGGCACATAAATCATCTGTATATGTAATTAAATGCACTAATAAACCCATCAGGTGTAAAGTAGTTTATCATAAATCGTATTTATAGATTTTGCAGTGGTGGAAGAGAGTATGATCCTGCAAAAGACCTTAAAGCATGCAATGAAGTGGAGTCTGGTTTTGTTGACGAAATATAAAAAGTGCAGCATAGTTAATGCATCTAATTTAGACCACTGCAGTTGTATGGTgagtttaaatatatatctgcTGATGCACAACGATGCAGAGTGTAACGACATGCCAAGATCCCTAAAAGGCCAATTACTCATTTTAAAGCAATTGGGGTTGTAAGGTGAGCACAGGATTTGGCAGTACAAACAGTGTCTACAAAATCACTTCAAGTAGAAGAATCAAGTAGCGCAAAAACATGCCCCCATATGATTCATCATGACCCTTTTGCAGTTGCACTTGAGTGATAGTGAATTCACATTCGAGTTACCAATTACCTCGATAGAGGTTTCTCCACTGTCTAGCATTTGCAATATAATACATCTAGTATTGTATTGCAAAAGCTAGACAGTGGAGAAACCATAAACAGAGGGTGTAAGAATGATACGAGAAGCTCTATCATAATCACCCCCCACTCTTATACTTAATACCCCCTCTGCAACCTGGCCTGATGCTGCCCTATCCCAGCTTTGAGCCAGTAGCTATTCAGGGAGAATGAAGGGCACGATGGTCACGAGGGTGGGATGTGTCCTTTTCGCTTTGGATCACGGTCTATGAATCAACCTCACTTATCAGTAATCTAGCCAACATAAGTCAATCTCTGTGGTCTTCTGTTAGTCACACTCATACACTATAAACAAACTTTATTTCTTTGTCTATTTCTTCTTTGTGCCATCCCTGACTTTGTCTGAACAATCTCCCTACGGTTCTCATAGGCGGGATTCTCACTCTATCaatcctctctctttctctttttggcTAGACTGTGTCCTGACTGTCCCTCTGATAAACTCTGAGTTTCTATTCCTGTCACCTTGGTGAGATATGGCTTCTGGTGGCGACAGACAGAAATCCACAGTGCTGACTAACTCCTTTATTTATCAAGGGATGACTTCAGATCTGCATATCATAATAAACCCCCGGCATGATCTCTCCCGCTCTCGATGTTCCCATCTAACTAAAGGGAAAGGGCAACTAGCTTGAGGTTGTGTTTACCCCCTGTGGCCCCAAAATGTCTGCCCATCCATTTTCCCCTCCCTTTCAGAGATCTGGTAGAAAACACATGCCTATCTTGTTGAGGCAAGAGGTTTGGAGGCTGCCCACTGGGTGGAGGAGCAATGGTTGACCCTCCCCTTCGCAAGTTTACGCATTTGATGCCTGCAGAAGTCATGGACCACATCCCAACAGACGCGGCTGGTGTACTGACCTTTTCTTCCTtctgttttctttcattttgaTGACTTTTGCAGGAGCAAGACGACCTAGCCACCTCTGCCTCTTTACCTTCCCTTCTTGCTTTAACTTACTTTTCAATCCTAACTCACCTGTTCCTGACCCTGGtcttccttctctctctcccttcctCTCCTAGTGATGAATTATTACCTGATGCTCAGCAGCAGTCACGGAGAAGGTGTTCTGTCTCGGTACCAGAGCTTGCGTCTGGAGGGTCGAATGTGTGATGTTGTTTTGGAGGCGGAAGGTGTGGAGTTTCCTGCTCATCGCACTTTACTAGCCTGTTCCAGTGACTACTTCTGGTCCATGTTCCAAGACTACACTCTGGAATCCGGTAGCCACACTATCAGCTTGCCAGCCCTGTCATCTCTGGGCCTTGAGCAGATACTGGACTTCATCTACACCTCATGGATCTCACTGTCACCCTCCACTTTGGAGGTCACACTGCAGGCTGCTTGCTATCTACAGATCACCCATGCTGTAGATCTTTGCACTCATTACATCTCAGAAAGCATTGCTCCTGACAATTGCTGCTTCTTTGCTAACATAGCAGCATGCTATGGCCTTTCTGAAGCATTCAATGACAGCAACTTTTTCATTGCCAGAAATATGTGCAGAATACTTGCAACTGAAGAATACAAGGCTGAGCTAATGGAGTTAAACCTTGATTCTCTGCAAGAGGTGCTTGTAGCTGAGGAGATGCCAGGAGTCAAGGAGACAGAACTTCTACAGCTGGTTTTGGACTGGCTAGAGTGCAACCCGCAATCTGCCCTGCAAAGTAATGCATTGCTCAGTCGAATCCGATTTGGTTTGGTGCCACCTGAAGAGCTGTCTCGACTTAGTGCACTTAAACCTGCTCTACGTACACCTTTCATCCACAGTGTAGTGCAGAAAGCACTTAACTACCACCTTCAGGGTTCCCTACAACCTCTACTACAAAGTGTCCACACCAGCCTAAGAGCCACGAACAAGATTCTTCTGGTAGGGGGAGGACCAGAAGCAAACAGACCCCAGAATCAGATCCTAACCTACGAACCTCACAGCAAGAAATTTCAGCCACTTTCAGCATCCTTACCGAATAAGATACAGCACCAGGGAGTATGCGTTGTTGGGAACTTCTTATTTGTACTAGGTGGTGAGGTGGTGCAGGTGGATGAGGAGAATGAGAAGAGTGCTGTGATGACTGTCACTGACCAGGTGTGGCGCTATGACCCACGGTTTGAGCAGTGGGAGGAGATGGAACCACTCTTGCAGAAGAGGGCACAGTTTGCCTGCTGTGTTATAGAAGGTGTTATTTTTGCTATTGGCGGACGGGGCCAGAGGGGTGAGCCTGCTTTGTCATCTGTGGAAAGGTACAGTATGAATGAAGGGTGCTGGCGCAGTGGTGTATCCCTGCCATATTCAGTTCATGGACATGCCTGTGCCACTATTGAAACAGGAATCTTCATCTCCGGTGGCATTCATATCAACAACCCAGAGAGCAGCAAAGAGGTGCTCTTTCTGAATTCTGTTGAGGGGGATGCCTGGCAGAGACGTTGTAACATGTCCATTGCCAGATTTGGCCACCAGATGGCAACAGTGAGGGGAAGAATTTACACCTTTTTGGGAATGTATGAGCCCTTCTGTGACATTGAACGCTACAGTCCTGAGCAAGACCAGTGGACCCGTCTAAAGCCCCTACTGAATGACCGCTTCTGTTATGGTTTGACCGCAACAGGGGGCAAACGTGTGCTTATGTTCGGAGGCAGGAAATGGCAGGAAGGACAGGAGGTGTGTACAACAAATGTGCTGGAGTATGACACGGAATATGATGCCTGGAGGGAAGTGTGTAAACTACCAAGGCCCTTGTGTGGTATTCAGTGTGCCATAATGACTCTTCAAGACCCTCCAGAGACCTAAAAGTCAATTACAAACACCATCccacatacacacagacaaacagatGGCTGTCATGGGGCAGAAAGAGTTGAAGGACAAGGG is a genomic window containing:
- the smpx gene encoding small muscular protein isoform X2, whose product is MSKQPSTNVKALQANLNIPMGALRPGAGHPVKRREDTVDTEEASPVTPEEKKPLPGAVKLPGPAVNLSEIQNVKSELRWVTKD
- the LOC125257562 gene encoding kelch-like protein 34, which gives rise to MNYYLMLSSSHGEGVLSRYQSLRLEGRMCDVVLEAEGVEFPAHRTLLACSSDYFWSMFQDYTLESGSHTISLPALSSLGLEQILDFIYTSWISLSPSTLEVTLQAACYLQITHAVDLCTHYISESIAPDNCCFFANIAACYGLSEAFNDSNFFIARNMCRILATEEYKAELMELNLDSLQEVLVAEEMPGVKETELLQLVLDWLECNPQSALQSNALLSRIRFGLVPPEELSRLSALKPALRTPFIHSVVQKALNYHLQGSLQPLLQSVHTSLRATNKILLVGGGPEANRPQNQILTYEPHSKKFQPLSASLPNKIQHQGVCVVGNFLFVLGGEVVQVDEENEKSAVMTVTDQVWRYDPRFEQWEEMEPLLQKRAQFACCVIEGVIFAIGGRGQRGEPALSSVERYSMNEGCWRSGVSLPYSVHGHACATIETGIFISGGIHINNPESSKEVLFLNSVEGDAWQRRCNMSIARFGHQMATVRGRIYTFLGMYEPFCDIERYSPEQDQWTRLKPLLNDRFCYGLTATGGKRVLMFGGRKWQEGQEVCTTNVLEYDTEYDAWREVCKLPRPLCGIQCAIMTLQDPPET